Proteins from a single region of Lampris incognitus isolate fLamInc1 chromosome 16, fLamInc1.hap2, whole genome shotgun sequence:
- the nkx2.9 gene encoding LOW QUALITY PROTEIN: NK2 transcription factor related, locus 9 (The sequence of the model RefSeq protein was modified relative to this genomic sequence to represent the inferred CDS: inserted 1 base in 1 codon) produces the protein MAAPTKFSFXVRSILDLPEHDAETAPQTSPVHSCSGSPYSPWMDCDRCASSDEGSVEASPDSTKPDDSAADSEDSNATTTKKKKKKKKRRVLFSKAQTLELERRFRQQRYLSAPEREQLAHLLSLTPTQVKIWFQNHRYKMKRGRSEVGAQDLSQPAFLHRRVVVPILVRDGKPCQGCVFDSEKGGCVAPAASAAAFALAYRSVQHPPPLRLPPSPGYQHFPCPAVSSHAFSWRDLWTDSAHFRPFK, from the exons ATGGCTGCTCCGACCAAGTTCAGCT CTGTCAGGAGCATTCTGGATTTGCCTGAACACGACGCCGAAACGGCTCCGCAGACCTCCCCGGTCCACTCCTGCTCCGGCTCCCCTTACTCCCCTTGGATGGACTGCGACCGGTGCGCCT CTTCGGATGAGGGCAGCGTCGAGGCCTCCCCGGACTCCACCAAGCCGGATGACTCCGCCGCCGATTCGGAGGACAGCAACGCGacgacgacgaagaagaagaagaagaagaagaagcgccgCGTGCTGTTCTCCAAAGCCCAGACCCTGGAGCTGGAGAGGCGCTTCCGCCAGCAGCGCTACCTGTCCGCCCCCGAGCGCGAGCAGCTGGCGCACCTCCTCAGCCTGACTCCCACGCAGGTCAAGATCTGGTTCCAGAACCACCGCTACAAAATGAAGAGAGGGCGGTCGGAGGTCGGGGCGCAGGACTTAAGCCAGCCTGCCTTTCTGCATCGCAGGGTCGTGGTGCCGATCTTGGTGCGGGACGGGAAACCGTGTCAGGGCTGCGTGTTTGACTCGGAGAAAGGAGGCTGCGTTGCGCCCGCCGCCTCCGCAGCGGCCTTCGCCTTGGCCTACCGGTCCGTCCAGCATCCTCCGCCGCTCCGCCTGCCCCCCAGTCCCGGATACCAGCACTTTCCCTGCCCGGCGGTGTCCTCACACGCGTTTTCTTGGAGGGACTTGTGGACCGACTCAGCTCACTTCCGTCCTTTCAAGTGA